Proteins from a genomic interval of Phlebotomus papatasi isolate M1 chromosome 3, Ppap_2.1, whole genome shotgun sequence:
- the LOC129806578 gene encoding conserved oligomeric Golgi complex subunit 8 encodes MEYDNEKVLKLIYPEGVPGSLQENTELMEYLTKLGSYKADQLRKEENRLVEENKTVVEQTQDLAITNYKTFILTAECSREIFREFRETEQKLDGLIEKLPKFSTVCEDFIKKSGAINASRQVNSVTMKRHSDLIDILELPQLMDTCIRAGKYEEALELASYVQRMGVKHNHIPVIKSIVTAIEDSWHTMLSQLLAQLRTDLQLPKCLQVIGYLRRMQAFSTAELKLKFLQARDSWFTGILAGIPQNDAQQHLTKTIELTRIHLFNIITQYRAIFTEDDTLYNGSDSRDSSKIFHGWLHEKIEEFLRTLEDDLSRGVNSVDTVLGQCMYFGLSFSRVGADFRGLMAPIFVRTIGQHFQNSVNGVTRQFEQDIESYTLINKISTGLNRGKNSTGDNLSPPDSLLDFHPLATYCNGLLGSFNELRLCAPLGVADTVARAIQASLERVSKTIFAFYRQEQQAFSQAERDNFIRLCSCFAYDLIPYIQRCIHCIFPPHTIAQHLGVNVQALQKASLTFLAPTDILKPLQHLLPDRVDAIIMQAGVEAVN; translated from the exons ATGGAGTATGACAATGAAAAAGTCCTGAAATTGATTTATCCAGAAGGCGTCCCtg GGAGTCTCCAGGAGAACACCGAACTGATGGAGTACCTGACCAAGTTGGGCTCTTACAAGGCAGACCAATTGCGGAAAGAAGAGAATCGCCTTGTGGAAGAGAACAAGACAGTTGTGGAACAGACTCAGGATTTGGCTATTACCAATTACAAGACCTTCATCCTCACAGCTGAGTGTTCTCGTGAGATCTTCCGGGAGTTCCGGGAGACGGAGCAGAAACTCGATGGGCTGATAGAGAAGCTACCGAAATTTTCTACTGTCTGTGAGGATTTTATCAAAAAGTCAGGAGCTATAAATGCGTCCAGGCAGGTCAACAGTGTGACCATGAAGAGGCATTCGGATTTGATTGATATCCTGGAACTTCCTCAGTTGATGGACACGTGCATCCGGGCTGGAAAGTATGAGGAAGCACTGGAACTGGCTTCGTATGTCCAGAGAATGGGAGTGAAGCACAATCACATTCCTGTGATCAAG TCTATCGTCACGGCTATTGAGGATTCTTGGCATACAATGCTGAGCCAATTGCTGGCTCAGTTGAGGACGGATCTGCAGCTGCCCAAGTGCCTCCAGGTGATTGGGTATCTTCGCCGGATGCAGGCATTCTCCACGGCGGAGCTCAAGCTGAAGTTCCTGCAGGCTCGTGATAGTTGGTTTACAGGAATTCTGGCTGGGATTCCTCAAAATGACGCTCAGCAGCATCTCACGAAGACAATTGAGCTGACCAGGATTCACTTGTTCAATATTATTACGCAGTATCGAGCAATTTTCACCGAGGATGACACTCTGTACAATGGAAGTGACAGCCGGGACAGTAGCAAGATTTTCCATGGCTGGCTTCATGAGAAGATTGAGGAATTTTTGAGGACTCTGGAAGATGATTTGAGCCGAGGAGTAAATTCCGTTGATACGGTTCTGGGGCAGTGCATGTACTTTGGGTTGTCTTTCAGTCGCGTCGGAGCAGATTTCCGGGGATTGATGGCACCGATATTTGTCCGGACGATTGGGCAGCACTTTCAGAACTCTGTCAATGGAGTTACGCGGCAGTTTGAGCAGGACATTGAGAGTTATACATTGATCAATAAGATTTCAACAGGATTGAACCGAGGGAAGAATTCCACAGGGGACAATTTGTCTCCTCCGGATTCTCTGCTGGACTTCCATCCACTGGCCACTTACTGCAACGGGCTATTGGGGTCCTTCAATGAGCTGAGGCTGTGTGCTCCTCTTGGAGTGGCAGATACCGTGGCCAGAGCGATCCAAGCATCCCTGGAGCGTGTCTCAAAGACCATTTTTGCCTTCTATCGACAGGAGCAGCAGGCTTTTTCTCAAGCTGAAAGAGACAATTTCATCAGACTCTGCTCCTGCTTCGCCTACGACCTCATTCCCTACATCCAGCGATGCATTCACTGCATCTTCCCACCTCATACAATCGCCCAGCACCTCGGTGTCAATGTCCAGGCCCTTCAGAAAGCTTCCCTGACCTTCCTCGCTCCCACTGACATCCTCAAGCCCCTGCAGCACCTTCTCCCCGACCGAGTGGATGCAATCATCATGCAAGCTGGAGTGGAAGCTGTGAATTAG